Proteins from one Embleya scabrispora genomic window:
- a CDS encoding acyl-CoA thioesterase, which yields MFGGWLVAQALAAAGATVDADRVPHSLHASFLRPADATLPLTYRVTRTLQGRTLSHRRVDVLQGDRIVVHLVASFRVTRPESPFDHAPSAPAAPAPDTLATLGQLLDTLRGPLRRPGLVRYNPIDMRFVDPPTWADETFTARPPHNALWCRTDGELPDDPLLHACAVAYATDLTFLDTLVLPHADTLAGRWMPRASLDHTIRFHRPFRADRWWLFDQEGTTLHGTHGTVHGRLFDAAGRLFATVGQEALFGEPVDHR from the coding sequence GTGTTCGGCGGTTGGCTCGTGGCCCAGGCGCTGGCCGCCGCCGGGGCCACGGTCGACGCGGACCGGGTACCGCATTCGCTGCACGCCTCGTTCCTGCGGCCGGCCGACGCGACGTTGCCGCTGACCTACCGGGTCACCCGGACCCTCCAGGGACGCACGCTCAGCCACCGCCGGGTCGACGTGCTCCAGGGCGACAGGATCGTCGTGCACCTGGTCGCGTCCTTCCGGGTGACCCGCCCCGAGAGCCCGTTCGACCACGCGCCGAGCGCTCCCGCGGCACCCGCCCCGGACACGCTGGCCACCCTGGGGCAACTCCTGGACACGCTGCGCGGTCCGCTGCGTCGACCGGGCCTGGTCCGGTACAACCCGATCGACATGCGCTTCGTCGACCCGCCGACGTGGGCGGACGAGACGTTCACCGCCCGCCCGCCGCACAACGCGCTGTGGTGCCGCACCGACGGCGAACTCCCGGACGACCCGCTGCTGCACGCGTGCGCCGTCGCCTACGCGACCGACCTGACCTTCCTCGACACGCTGGTGCTGCCGCACGCGGACACCCTGGCCGGGCGCTGGATGCCGCGGGCCAGCCTGGACCACACGATCCGCTTCCACCGCCCGTTCCGCGCCGACCGATGGTGGTTGTTCGACCAGGAGGGCACCACGCTGCACGGCACGCACGGCACCGTGCACGGCCGGCTGTTCGACGCGGCGGGAAGGCTGTTTGCGACGGTCGGTCAGGAGGCACTGTTCGGCGAGCCGGTCGATCACCGGTAG
- a CDS encoding MFS transporter has protein sequence MAWSGVAVFRDRNAGLYLSGVVISGFGSSAMTLVAGVWAKSLTGSDSIAALMALGVFAPTLLGPLLGAFADRWPAKRLLVAVNTMLAVLLTATLTVRSEAQVWILFAVMLGYGFGFVLIDAAESTALSAAVAPGILGDLNGLRLSASEGMKLIAPLAGAGLFAWSGGHTVALLDAGTFVLAAGVFTLMRFEQPVRERTANGWVAETSEGVRHLWANRPLRRLVVAGGLAMVVSGISGGAIYAVVDEGLGRSPEFAGVLYMAQGAGSVAAGLAAGALIRRLGAKGFAVLGLVLFAIAVGLRALPWLPAVVTGSVLNGFGLPAVHVAAMTVLQRETPAHLVGRVAATAGTIMFAPTAFAVLGVAGLLIVVDYRLILLGAAALGVLVALYCAAGRGEAGPVEEATPATAPEDSRHM, from the coding sequence GTGGCGTGGAGTGGGGTAGCGGTGTTCCGGGACCGCAACGCGGGCCTGTACCTGAGCGGGGTGGTGATCTCCGGTTTCGGCAGCAGCGCGATGACCCTGGTCGCGGGGGTCTGGGCCAAGTCGCTCACCGGATCGGACAGCATCGCCGCACTGATGGCACTCGGCGTGTTCGCGCCGACCCTGCTCGGCCCGCTGCTCGGCGCGTTCGCGGACCGATGGCCGGCCAAACGGCTGCTCGTGGCGGTCAACACGATGCTCGCCGTACTGCTCACCGCCACCCTCACCGTGCGGTCCGAGGCGCAGGTGTGGATCCTGTTCGCGGTGATGCTCGGCTACGGCTTCGGCTTCGTGCTGATCGACGCGGCGGAGTCGACCGCGCTTTCCGCGGCGGTCGCGCCGGGCATCCTCGGCGATCTGAACGGGCTGCGGCTCAGCGCCTCCGAGGGCATGAAACTGATCGCCCCGCTCGCGGGCGCGGGCCTGTTCGCGTGGTCGGGCGGACACACCGTCGCACTGCTCGACGCCGGCACGTTCGTGCTCGCGGCAGGGGTGTTCACGCTGATGCGCTTCGAACAGCCCGTGCGGGAACGGACGGCGAACGGATGGGTCGCGGAGACCTCGGAAGGGGTGCGCCACCTGTGGGCGAACCGTCCGCTGCGCCGCCTGGTGGTCGCCGGCGGGCTGGCGATGGTGGTGTCGGGGATCAGTGGCGGGGCGATCTACGCCGTGGTCGACGAGGGGCTCGGCCGCTCGCCCGAGTTCGCCGGGGTCCTGTACATGGCCCAGGGCGCGGGCTCGGTGGCGGCGGGGTTGGCGGCCGGCGCGCTGATCCGACGGCTGGGCGCGAAGGGGTTCGCGGTGCTCGGCCTGGTGTTGTTCGCCATCGCGGTGGGGCTGCGGGCGCTGCCGTGGCTGCCCGCGGTGGTGACCGGCAGTGTGCTGAACGGGTTCGGGTTGCCGGCGGTGCACGTGGCGGCGATGACCGTGCTGCAGCGGGAGACGCCGGCACATCTGGTGGGCCGGGTCGCGGCGACGGCCGGGACGATCATGTTCGCGCCCACCGCGTTCGCCGTGCTCGGCGTGGCGGGTCTGTTGATCGTGGTGGACTATCGGCTCATCCTGCTCGGGGCCGCGGCGCTGGGTGTGCTGGTCGCGCTGTACTGCGCGGCGGGACGCGGGGAGGCGGGGCCGGTGGAGGAGGCGACGCCGGCGACCGCGCCGGAGGATTCGCGGCATATGTGA
- a CDS encoding GNAT family N-acetyltransferase: MTAPTIRSARADDYDAIVAVVDDWWGRPMTAALPRLFLDHFHTTSLLAEDVDGLGGFLIGLLSPARVDEAYIHFVGIRPDLRRSGLAAALYERFLALARAAGRVRVRAITGPGNTGSIRFHTAMGFTVHGPVTDLDGPGRDRMRFERSLDVGPGA; the protein is encoded by the coding sequence ATGACCGCTCCGACGATCCGCAGCGCCCGCGCCGACGACTACGACGCCATCGTCGCGGTCGTCGACGACTGGTGGGGCCGGCCGATGACCGCCGCCCTGCCCCGCCTGTTCCTGGACCACTTCCACACCACGAGCCTGCTCGCCGAGGACGTCGACGGGCTCGGCGGCTTCCTGATCGGCCTGCTCTCGCCCGCGCGCGTCGACGAGGCGTACATCCACTTCGTCGGCATCCGCCCGGACCTGCGCCGATCGGGCCTGGCGGCCGCGTTGTACGAGCGCTTCCTCGCGCTCGCGCGGGCGGCCGGGCGGGTCCGGGTGCGGGCGATCACCGGGCCGGGCAACACCGGTTCGATCCGCTTCCACACGGCGATGGGCTTCACCGTGCACGGCCCGGTCACGGACCTGGACGGCCCCGGTCGGGACCGGATGCGGTTCGAGCGGAGTCTGGATGTCGGACCGGGCGCGTAG
- a CDS encoding DJ-1/PfpI family protein — MLRNVVVIVQDGVAPFELGVLCEVFGIDRSEEGCPVYDFAVCAATPGRVRAKAGYDLYAEHGLDRVADADLIAIPAGVEHDEQVASDPVLLDTLRAAEARGAWIMSVCTGAFTLARAGLLDGRRCTSHWKYTDRLARLFPRAIVEPDVLYVEDRRVITSAGTAAGIDACLHLVRLEDGSRVANAIARRMVVPPHREGGQAQYIARPLPGPTASPLQATLAWMTERLARDLTVERMAEHALMSPRTFARRFQQETGTTPYDWLIAQRVLLAQELLEETALSIDAVAERSGFGSAATLRHHFLRRRGTTPQNYRRTFCPGSATA; from the coding sequence ATGCTGCGCAACGTGGTCGTGATCGTCCAGGACGGGGTCGCACCCTTCGAACTCGGGGTGCTGTGCGAGGTGTTCGGCATCGACCGAAGCGAGGAGGGCTGCCCGGTCTACGACTTCGCGGTCTGCGCGGCCACCCCCGGCCGGGTGCGCGCCAAGGCCGGCTACGACCTGTACGCCGAACACGGCCTCGACCGGGTCGCCGACGCCGACCTGATCGCCATCCCGGCCGGCGTCGAGCACGACGAACAGGTGGCCTCCGACCCGGTGCTCCTGGACACGCTGCGGGCGGCCGAGGCCCGGGGCGCGTGGATCATGAGCGTGTGCACCGGCGCGTTCACCCTGGCCCGGGCGGGCCTGCTCGACGGCCGCCGCTGCACCTCGCACTGGAAGTACACCGACCGCCTGGCCCGGCTGTTCCCCCGGGCCATCGTCGAGCCCGACGTGCTCTACGTCGAGGACCGCCGGGTGATCACCAGCGCCGGCACCGCCGCCGGGATCGACGCCTGCCTGCACCTGGTCCGCCTGGAGGACGGCAGCCGGGTCGCCAACGCGATCGCCCGCCGCATGGTCGTACCGCCGCACCGCGAGGGCGGCCAGGCGCAATACATCGCCCGCCCGCTGCCCGGGCCGACCGCCAGCCCGCTGCAGGCCACGCTCGCCTGGATGACGGAGCGCCTGGCCCGGGACCTGACCGTCGAGCGCATGGCCGAGCACGCGCTGATGTCCCCGCGCACCTTCGCCCGCCGATTCCAGCAGGAGACCGGCACCACGCCCTACGACTGGCTCATCGCGCAACGGGTGCTGCTCGCCCAGGAGTTGCTGGAGGAGACCGCACTGTCGATCGACGCGGTCGCGGAGCGCTCCGGTTTCGGCAGCGCGGCGACCCTGCGCCACCACTTCCTCCGCCGCCGCGGCACCACACCGCAGAACTATCGCCGGACCTTCTGCCCCGGGAGCGCCACCGCATGA
- a CDS encoding NUDIX hydrolase has translation MKWIKHSETDVYGNKWFTIRLADVELPDGRHLDHYLIRQRPVALATIVDDQDRVLLLWRHRFITDTWGWELAAGVVEEQAGETVEDAAAREMLEETGWRPGPLRHLLSVEPSNGLSDAVHHVYWSDSGEHVGEPEDAFESSRVEWVPLKEVPDLVARGEVRSANAVAALLMLHRLRGL, from the coding sequence ATCAAGTGGATCAAGCACAGCGAGACCGACGTCTACGGCAACAAGTGGTTCACCATCCGACTCGCTGATGTCGAGCTGCCCGACGGGCGGCACCTCGACCACTACCTCATCCGGCAGAGGCCCGTCGCCCTCGCGACCATCGTCGACGACCAGGACCGTGTACTCCTGCTGTGGCGGCATCGCTTCATCACCGACACGTGGGGCTGGGAGCTTGCCGCCGGTGTCGTCGAGGAACAGGCGGGTGAGACGGTCGAGGACGCCGCGGCGCGGGAGATGCTGGAGGAGACCGGTTGGCGGCCGGGCCCGCTGCGGCACCTGCTCAGCGTCGAGCCCTCGAACGGCCTCTCGGACGCGGTCCACCACGTCTACTGGTCGGACAGCGGCGAGCACGTCGGCGAGCCCGAGGACGCGTTCGAGTCGTCCCGGGTCGAGTGGGTGCCACTGAAGGAAGTGCCGGACCTGGTCGCTCGCGGGGAGGTGCGCTCCGCGAACGCGGTAGCCGCGCTCCTGATGCTGCACCGGCTCCGAGGGCTCTGA
- the hpnH gene encoding adenosyl-hopene transferase HpnH, producing the protein MGLPLNLAVKIGTHLVKQKIKRVDKFAMIVEVEPLFACNLKCGGCGKIQQPHDVLRKRMSVEQAVAAVEECGAPMVSLAGGEPLMHKQIDLIVEELLKRKKFVIICTNAVLLPKHLHKFKPNKNFAWMVHIDGLREKHDQAVAKDGVFDEAVAAIRMAKAAGFQVYTNSTFFNTDSPETIVDVLDFLNDDLKVDRIQISPGYAYEKAPVQNRFLGVEQTRALFKSAFSGGNRKKWRLNHSALFLDFLEGKRDFECTPWAIPSYSLLGWQQPCYLMGDGYVQSYKELLTDTEWENYGRGKDPRCDNCMAHCGYEPTAVLATMGSLKESLRAVVSG; encoded by the coding sequence ATGGGCCTGCCGCTGAACCTGGCAGTGAAAATCGGCACGCATCTGGTCAAGCAGAAGATCAAGCGCGTGGACAAGTTCGCGATGATCGTGGAGGTCGAACCGCTTTTCGCGTGCAACCTCAAGTGCGGCGGATGCGGCAAGATCCAGCAGCCGCACGACGTGCTGCGCAAGCGCATGTCGGTGGAGCAGGCGGTGGCGGCGGTCGAGGAGTGCGGCGCCCCGATGGTCTCCCTGGCCGGCGGCGAACCCCTGATGCACAAGCAGATCGACCTGATCGTCGAGGAACTGCTCAAGCGCAAGAAGTTCGTGATCATCTGCACCAACGCGGTACTGCTGCCCAAGCACCTGCACAAGTTCAAGCCGAACAAGAACTTCGCGTGGATGGTGCACATCGACGGCCTGCGCGAGAAGCACGACCAGGCGGTGGCCAAGGACGGCGTCTTCGACGAGGCCGTGGCCGCGATCAGGATGGCCAAGGCGGCCGGATTCCAGGTCTACACGAACAGCACGTTCTTCAACACGGACTCCCCCGAGACCATCGTCGACGTGCTGGACTTCCTCAACGACGACCTCAAGGTCGACCGGATCCAGATCTCCCCCGGATACGCCTACGAGAAGGCGCCGGTGCAGAACCGCTTCCTCGGCGTCGAGCAGACCCGCGCGCTGTTCAAGTCGGCCTTCTCCGGCGGCAACCGCAAGAAGTGGCGACTCAACCACTCCGCGCTGTTCCTCGACTTCCTCGAAGGCAAGCGCGATTTCGAGTGCACGCCGTGGGCGATCCCGTCCTACTCGCTGCTCGGCTGGCAACAGCCGTGCTACCTGATGGGCGACGGCTACGTGCAGAGCTACAAGGAGCTGCTCACCGACACCGAGTGGGAGAACTACGGCCGGGGCAAGGACCCGCGCTGCGACAACTGCATGGCGCACTGCGGCTACGAGCCCACAGCCGTCCTGGCCACGATGGGCTCCCTCAAGGAAAGCCTGCGCGCGGTGGTCTCGGGCTGA
- a CDS encoding TetR/AcrR family transcriptional regulator: MAVTRRAQHVADTRAALLAAARELFATRGYAQTGTEEIVAQARVTRGALYHHFKDKADLFRAVMETVAAEAAQALVAHEMSHAQDHPSEPWDQLRHGFQSFLDVCTTGDFQRIVLVDGPAVLGPGSWDALVDEHGHGLLAAWLRQAMDNGEIDELPVPPLARLLASLISEASLYTARAADPAVARREVGEVVDRVLAGLRKS, from the coding sequence ATGGCGGTCACGCGTCGGGCACAACATGTCGCAGACACCCGTGCGGCCCTGCTGGCCGCCGCCCGCGAGCTGTTCGCGACCCGGGGCTACGCCCAGACCGGTACCGAGGAGATCGTGGCGCAGGCCCGGGTGACCCGGGGTGCGCTCTATCACCACTTCAAGGACAAGGCCGACCTGTTCCGCGCCGTGATGGAGACCGTCGCGGCCGAGGCGGCCCAGGCTCTCGTGGCCCACGAGATGAGTCATGCCCAGGACCATCCGAGTGAACCTTGGGATCAGTTGCGACACGGATTCCAGTCGTTCCTGGATGTGTGTACGACCGGGGACTTCCAGCGGATCGTGCTGGTGGACGGCCCGGCGGTGCTGGGGCCCGGATCGTGGGACGCGCTGGTGGACGAGCACGGGCACGGGTTGCTGGCGGCGTGGTTGCGGCAGGCGATGGACAACGGCGAGATCGACGAGCTGCCGGTGCCGCCGCTGGCCCGGTTGCTGGCCTCGTTGATCTCGGAGGCGAGCCTGTACACCGCGCGCGCCGCCGATCCGGCGGTGGCGCGGCGCGAGGTGGGGGAGGTCGTCGATCGGGTGTTGGCGGGGTTGCGGAAGAGCTGA
- a CDS encoding peptidoglycan D,D-transpeptidase FtsI family protein → MIVTARRAAGFCLLLLLALLGNATWVQAYRADTYDHMSGNRRPQIVRYQQPRGDILVADAPITGSPHTAESFDLAYGRSYTDGPLYAPVTGYASQLYGTSLLEGVEDDILAGTDPRLGAWPVITAVTRRRAAAGNVATTILPAAQQAAFNGLASTGNKGAVVALDPTTGAILALVSTPSYDPGAVAGANKGARAAWAALDGDPDRPMLNRALRETYPPGSTFKVVTAAAALASGTVADPDQPTTTPDPYPLPETHTLLGNEADGCRNASLRYALTVSCNTVFAKLGVDMGAEVMRRQATAFGFDDPKLRVPVAVTPSVFPKSPDRPQTALSSIGQFDTRATPLQMAMVAAGIANDGEVMRPYLVERLTRHDGSTVRGTERQSLARAVPAPVARRLQRMMQDVVTTGTGGNARIDGAIVGGKTGTAQHGEHNRAVPYAWFIAYAKPSPDAKPTVAVAVVVEDGAADRADITGGGLAAPIAKAVMTATLSR, encoded by the coding sequence GTGATCGTCACCGCCCGACGCGCCGCCGGATTCTGCCTGCTGCTGCTCCTCGCGCTGCTCGGCAACGCGACCTGGGTGCAGGCCTACAGGGCCGACACCTACGACCACATGAGCGGCAACCGCCGTCCGCAGATCGTCCGTTACCAACAACCGCGCGGCGACATCCTGGTGGCCGACGCGCCGATCACCGGATCGCCCCATACGGCCGAATCCTTCGACCTGGCCTACGGACGCAGCTACACCGACGGCCCGCTCTACGCCCCGGTCACCGGCTACGCATCCCAGCTCTACGGCACCTCCCTCTTGGAGGGCGTCGAGGACGACATCCTGGCGGGCACCGATCCGCGCCTGGGCGCCTGGCCGGTGATCACCGCCGTCACCCGCAGGCGCGCCGCCGCCGGCAACGTGGCCACCACCATCCTGCCCGCCGCCCAACAGGCCGCGTTCAACGGCCTCGCGAGCACCGGCAACAAGGGCGCGGTGGTCGCCCTCGACCCCACCACCGGCGCGATCCTGGCCCTGGTCAGCACGCCGTCCTACGATCCGGGCGCGGTGGCCGGCGCGAACAAGGGCGCCCGCGCCGCGTGGGCCGCGCTCGACGGCGACCCCGACCGGCCGATGCTCAACCGCGCGCTGCGCGAGACCTATCCGCCCGGGTCCACGTTCAAGGTGGTCACCGCCGCCGCCGCGCTCGCCTCCGGCACGGTCGCCGATCCCGACCAGCCGACCACCACCCCCGACCCCTATCCGCTGCCGGAGACCCACACCCTGCTCGGCAACGAGGCCGACGGTTGCCGCAACGCCTCGCTGCGCTACGCGCTCACCGTCTCCTGCAACACGGTCTTCGCCAAGCTCGGGGTGGACATGGGCGCCGAGGTGATGCGCCGCCAGGCCACCGCGTTCGGCTTCGACGATCCGAAGTTGCGCGTCCCGGTCGCGGTCACCCCCAGCGTGTTCCCCAAGAGCCCCGACCGACCGCAGACCGCGCTGTCCTCGATCGGCCAGTTCGACACCCGCGCCACCCCGCTCCAGATGGCGATGGTCGCCGCCGGCATCGCCAATGACGGCGAGGTGATGCGCCCGTACCTGGTCGAACGGCTCACCCGCCACGACGGCAGCACCGTGCGCGGCACCGAACGGCAGTCCCTGGCCCGCGCCGTCCCCGCGCCGGTGGCCCGCCGACTCCAGCGCATGATGCAGGACGTGGTCACCACCGGCACCGGCGGCAACGCCCGGATCGACGGCGCGATCGTCGGCGGCAAGACCGGCACCGCCCAGCACGGCGAGCACAACCGCGCCGTCCCCTACGCGTGGTTCATCGCGTACGCCAAGCCGAGCCCCGACGCGAAGCCCACCGTCGCCGTCGCGGTCGTCGTGGAGGACGGCGCGGCCGACCGCGCCGACATCACCGGCGGCGGCCTCGCCGCCCCGATCGCCAAGGCGGTCATGACCGCCACCCTGTCCCGCTGA
- a CDS encoding FtsW/RodA/SpoVE family cell cycle protein gives MSRWRRRTTAAGEPLPPTRRNTEFLLLVFAVLVPVFAYANVGLARHGSIPPDTAKYGLGLGLLVLIAHILVRFFAPYADPVLLPIAALLNGLGLVLIYRLDLETPKAQAASSQLMWSAIGVILFAAVMIAVRDHRSVGKYAYLAAAVALFLMIVPVFFPAINGAKVWIRAGAFSLQPGEFAKIILVVFFASYLARTRETLMMIGHRFCGVNLPRGRDLGPVLAVWLASVGILVLERDLGTSFLYFGAFVVMLYVATARIGWIVVGLILISVGAFVVGSAEPHVHSRVQNWLDPFASIHAGLGPGQLAQSLFCFAAGGLLGAGLGLGHSILVGFAAKSDFILATVGEELGLTGIAALLVLYALLVARGFRAGLTAPDTFGSLLAYGLSAVLAIQVFVVAGGVTALIPLTGMTMPFLAQGGSSVVTNWALIALLMKISDRGRRPLAPIEEPVPLPEEVHA, from the coding sequence ATGTCCAGATGGCGGCGGCGCACGACGGCGGCAGGCGAGCCCCTGCCGCCGACGCGGCGCAACACTGAATTCCTGCTGCTCGTGTTCGCGGTCCTGGTCCCGGTCTTCGCCTACGCGAACGTCGGCCTGGCCCGACACGGCTCGATCCCCCCGGACACCGCCAAATACGGCCTGGGGCTGGGCCTGCTGGTCCTGATCGCGCACATCCTGGTCCGCTTCTTCGCGCCCTACGCCGATCCGGTACTGCTGCCGATCGCCGCCCTGCTGAACGGTCTGGGGTTGGTGCTGATCTACCGGCTCGACCTGGAGACGCCGAAGGCGCAGGCCGCGTCCTCGCAACTGATGTGGTCGGCCATCGGGGTGATCCTGTTCGCGGCCGTGATGATCGCCGTGCGCGATCATCGCTCTGTGGGCAAATACGCCTATCTTGCCGCCGCCGTCGCGCTGTTCCTGATGATCGTTCCCGTCTTCTTCCCCGCCATCAACGGCGCGAAGGTGTGGATCCGGGCGGGCGCGTTCTCGTTGCAGCCCGGCGAGTTCGCCAAGATCATCCTGGTCGTCTTCTTCGCGTCCTACCTTGCCCGCACTCGCGAGACGCTGATGATGATCGGGCACCGGTTCTGCGGTGTGAACCTGCCCCGCGGCCGCGACCTGGGACCGGTGCTCGCCGTGTGGTTGGCCTCGGTCGGCATCCTGGTCCTGGAACGGGATCTGGGCACGTCCTTCCTCTACTTCGGCGCGTTCGTGGTGATGCTCTACGTGGCCACCGCCCGGATCGGCTGGATCGTGGTCGGCCTGATCCTGATCAGCGTGGGCGCGTTCGTGGTCGGCTCCGCCGAACCCCACGTGCACAGCCGCGTCCAGAACTGGCTGGACCCGTTCGCGAGCATCCACGCGGGCCTGGGCCCGGGGCAACTCGCCCAGTCGCTGTTCTGTTTCGCCGCCGGCGGCCTGCTCGGCGCCGGGCTCGGCCTGGGCCACTCGATCCTGGTCGGGTTCGCCGCCAAGAGCGACTTCATCCTCGCCACCGTCGGCGAGGAGTTGGGACTCACCGGCATCGCCGCGCTGTTGGTGCTCTACGCGCTCCTGGTCGCCCGCGGCTTCCGGGCCGGGCTGACCGCGCCGGACACGTTCGGCTCGCTGCTGGCCTACGGGCTGTCCGCCGTGCTGGCGATCCAGGTGTTCGTGGTCGCCGGCGGGGTGACCGCACTGATCCCGCTGACCGGCATGACGATGCCGTTCCTCGCCCAGGGCGGCTCCTCCGTGGTCACCAACTGGGCCCTGATCGCCCTGCTGATGAAGATCAGCGACCGGGGCCGCCGCCCCCTCGCGCCGATCGAGGAACCCGTCCCGCTGCCCGAGGAGGTGCACGCGTGA
- a CDS encoding ABC transporter permease, with the protein MTTAMRKTTTTRETGATRVPKTGFAAALEAEWIKLRSVPSTRWLPLATVLSIAGVSALVDAFVAEGQRREDGAEYDAFTLVHYGVNFGQLALVAFAVLAVAGEYGAGTIRASLAAVPDRRLFVAAKLIVITAVALVTAIVSSLTCTLAARLLLPAGDISLTAAATWRTAFGQVVYLVLLAVICAGVTFVLRTPMASMGLLIPLIFLGTAALTAIPGVREVARFLPDKAGQRVMRLREFSAYELAPWPGVAVMALWAIAAVVAAVAVFRRRDV; encoded by the coding sequence ATGACCACGGCGATGCGAAAGACCACGACCACGCGGGAAACCGGGGCGACACGGGTGCCCAAAACCGGCTTCGCGGCGGCTCTGGAGGCCGAGTGGATCAAGCTCCGCTCGGTGCCGTCGACGCGCTGGCTGCCCCTGGCCACGGTGCTCTCGATCGCCGGGGTGAGCGCCCTGGTCGACGCGTTCGTCGCCGAGGGCCAACGCCGCGAGGACGGTGCCGAATACGACGCGTTCACCCTCGTGCACTACGGCGTCAACTTCGGCCAACTGGCCCTGGTGGCCTTCGCGGTGCTGGCGGTGGCCGGCGAATACGGCGCGGGCACCATCCGTGCCTCGCTGGCCGCGGTGCCCGACCGGCGGCTCTTCGTCGCCGCCAAGCTGATCGTGATCACCGCCGTGGCCCTGGTCACGGCGATCGTCTCGAGTCTGACCTGCACCCTGGCGGCCAGGTTGCTGCTGCCCGCCGGCGACATCTCGTTGACCGCCGCGGCCACCTGGCGTACGGCATTCGGTCAGGTGGTCTATCTGGTGCTGCTCGCGGTGATCTGCGCGGGTGTCACCTTCGTACTGCGCACGCCGATGGCGTCGATGGGCCTGCTGATCCCGCTGATCTTCCTCGGCACGGCCGCGCTCACCGCGATACCCGGGGTGCGCGAGGTGGCCAGGTTCCTGCCGGACAAGGCCGGGCAACGCGTCATGCGGCTGCGCGAGTTCAGCGCCTACGAGCTCGCCCCGTGGCCGGGCGTCGCGGTGATGGCGCTGTGGGCGATCGCCGCGGTGGTCGCGGCGGTGGCGGTGTTCCGCCGGCGCGACGTGTAA
- a CDS encoding ABC transporter ATP-binding protein, whose translation MIRIRNLTKRYGDVLAVDDLDVEIAPGTVTGFLGPNGSGKSTTMRIALGLDRPTSGGITIDDRAYGELPDPLRQVGALLDAGAVHRRRRGYDHLLFLARSNRIPRSRVEEVLAQVGMTDAAHRRAGTYSLGMRQRLGIAAALLGDPGVLIFDEPVNGLDPEGIRWIRELIRSLAAEGRTVFVSSHLMSEMALTADHLVVIAGGRLLADTTLTDFVGDGPSLEDVYLRLTAGHEQYAGGGR comes from the coding sequence ATGATCCGCATCCGAAATCTGACGAAGCGCTACGGCGACGTCCTGGCCGTCGACGACCTCGACGTCGAGATCGCGCCCGGCACCGTGACCGGCTTCCTCGGCCCCAACGGCTCGGGCAAGTCGACCACCATGCGGATCGCCCTGGGCCTGGACCGCCCGACCTCGGGCGGGATCACCATCGACGACCGGGCCTACGGCGAACTGCCCGATCCACTGCGCCAGGTGGGCGCCCTGCTGGACGCGGGGGCGGTACACCGACGCCGGCGCGGCTACGACCACCTGTTGTTCCTGGCCCGGTCCAACCGCATACCGAGGTCGCGGGTCGAGGAGGTGTTGGCGCAGGTGGGGATGACCGACGCGGCCCACCGCCGCGCCGGCACCTACTCGCTGGGGATGCGCCAGCGCCTGGGCATCGCCGCCGCGCTGCTCGGCGACCCCGGCGTGCTGATCTTCGACGAGCCGGTCAACGGCCTGGATCCGGAGGGCATCCGGTGGATTCGCGAGCTGATCCGCTCGCTGGCCGCCGAGGGCCGCACGGTGTTCGTGTCCAGCCATCTGATGAGCGAGATGGCACTGACCGCCGACCACCTGGTGGTGATCGCCGGCGGGCGCCTGCTGGCCGACACCACGCTGACCGACTTCGTCGGCGACGGCCCGTCCCTGGAAGACGTCTATCTCCGGCTGACCGCCGGACACGAGCAATACGCGGGAGGTGGCCGGTGA